A stretch of DNA from Campylobacter concisus:
GGCAGCTTCCCTCAAACGGTTGATCTTCGTGTACTTCGCCAAAATTTCAAAAAAGGCGAGATCGACGCGGCTGCTTATGAAGCTGGCATCAAAAAATATATCGATCACTGCGTGAAATTTCAAGAGGATATCGGCCTAGACGTGCTAGTACACGGCGAGCCAGAGAGAAACGACATGGTCGAGTACTTTGGCGAGCAGATCAGCGGGTATGCATTTAGCCAAAATGGCTGGGTACAAAGCTACGGCAGCCGCTGCGTCAAACCACCACTCCTCTTTGGTGACGTAAGCCGCCCAGAGCCGATGACTGTTAAGTGGATGAAATACGCTCAAAGTATCACAAAACACGTAATGAAGGGCATGCTAACAGGTCCTGTGACTATGCTAAACTGGAGCTTTGTGCGTGACGATCTGCCAAGAAGTGAGGTGGCAAAACAGCTCGCGCTTTGTATCTATGACGAGATCGCAGACCTTCAAAATGCAGGCATCAGAGTGATCCAAGTCGATGAGGCAGCATTTAAAGAGGGCTATCCGCTAAGAGCTGAAAATATCCCAGCTTATGAGAAATTTGCGGTTGATTGCTTTAAGCTTTCAGTAAGCTCAGCTGAAGCAAAAACTCAGATCCATACGCATATGTGCTACTCTGAATTTAACGATATTATTAAGACTATCGAGGCTATGGATGCTGATGTTATCAGTATCGAGACTGCAAGAAGTGGCAACGAGCTACTTAAAATTTTCAAAGCCGTTGGCTACAAACAAGAGGTTGGACCTGGCGTTTACGACATCCACAGCCCACGTGTGCCAAGTGTCGAGGAGATCGTCGCTCAGATCAAAGCTCTGCTTGAAGTCTTACCAAAAGAGCAACTCTGGATCAACCCAGATTGTGGCCTAAAAACCAGAAAATGGGAAGAGGTCGAGCCAAGCCTTAAAAACATGGTAGAAGCTGTCAAGATCGTAAGAGGTCTATAGTCCAAATTTTAGCGTCTAGTAAGCCTAGGCGCTAAACTCCATTTAAATTTCAAAAAAAGTTAGAAAATGTTAAAAGATAAGATCATAAACAATAAAAGTGGCATAGTTCTTTACGGTCTAACACCTCCAAAGGCCGAATTTGACGAGGTGAAGCTTAAAGAGATCGCTGCAAAATGGGACAAGAGGATCACATATGTGCAGGCTGATGGCTTGGTGCTTTACGAGATCCAAGATGAAAGTAGCCGTATAAAAAGCGAGCGAACCTTTGAATTTAGTGATACATTAAGCCCTGAAATTTATTACTCAAAGTATCTAAATTTAAAGACACCAAGCATCTTTTATAGAGTCGCGAACAAATATAATGAGAGCGAATTTAGAGCAAATTTAGCCAAAAGTAGTAGTGACATAAATGTCTTTGTCGGTATTGCTTCTGGCAAAGTAGAGCCTAAAATGAGCTTAGAGCGTGCTTATGAGATCGCTAGAGACGAGTTTAAAGAGCTTGTAGTGGGTGGTGTTTGCATAGCTGAGAGGCATGCTAAAAAGGGCGATGAAGAGCAAAGGATGAGCCAAAAGGCCAAAATGGGAGCAAAATTTTTCATCTCGCAGGCGGTTTTTGATGTAAATTTGGCTAAAAATTTACTAACAAGTGTGGCAAAAAGTGGGTTAAATTTGCCTATAATTTTGACTTTTACGACTTGCGGCACGCCAAAAACGCTAGAGTTTATCAAGTGGCTTGGTATAAGTGTTGATGAAAAAAGCGAGAAAAGGATGCTTGAGAGTGATGATTTTTTAGCCACGGCATCACAAATTTGCCTTGAAAATTTCGCAGAGCTTTATGAATTTGCCAAAAAGCTTGGTATAAACGTCGGCGTCAATGTTGAAAGTGTAATGGCAAAAAGAGCCGAGATAGAAGCGAGCCTAGAGCTAACACATAAGATGAGAGAGGTGTTTTGATAGTTTAAAAGCTATCAAAACTTATATTTTAGATAGTTTTAGTAAGTTCTTAGCCTTTTTTAGCTTTAATTATATAAGATTTTTAAGCTCATTTTAAAGTAGATAAAATTTATGACAAATATATTATTATGTGGTGGTTCTGGTACGAGGTTGTGGCCTATTAGCAGGACTTTGATGCCAAAACAATTTATTAAATTATTTGATGACAGGTCACTTTTTCAGCTAACTGCACTACGAAATAGTGAAATTTGTGACAATACATTTGTGATTACAAATATTGATCATTACTACTTGGTGATAGATCAGATAGAAAATTTAAGTATCACAAATTTTAAATATCTGCTCGAGCCAGTTGGTAGAAATACTGCACCAGCGATCACACTAGCTTGCCTTGCACTTGATCCAAATGAGATTGTTTTAGTAACGCCATCGGATCATTTGATAAAGGACATTAAAGCATACCACACAAGCGTAAAAGCTGCAAAGGAGCTGGCAGAGCAAAATTTCTTAGTTACTTTTGGTATAAAGCCAAAGTCGCCTGAGACAGGATTTGGATATATAGAGAGCTATAATGGTGATGTAAAGGCTTTTTATGAAAAGCCAGACCATGAAAGGGCAGTAAAATTTCTAAAAGATCAAAATTTCTACTGGAATTCTGGTATGTTTGTTTTTAAAGCAGGCATTTTTTTGGATCAGATGAAAATTTTTGCTCCTGAGATATTTGAAGCGTGTAAACTTGCTTTTGATAATGCAAAAAAAGACGAATTTGATATCAAAATAGACGTTATCGACATGCAAAATATTCCCCAAAATAGCATAGATTATGCTGTGATGGAAAAATCAGATATCGTAAAAATGGTATCCTTGGATGCTTCTTGGAGTGATCTTGGAAGTTTTGATAGTTTGGATGAGCAGCTACAAAAAGATATCAATGGAAACACAATAAATAGCGATCTTGTGCAGATAAATTCTCACAATAATCTAGTCCTATCTAGCGGCAAAAAAATAGCCTTGATAGATGTTGATGATCTAGCCGTAGTTGACACCAAAGATGCTCTTTTGATCTCTAAAAAATCCTCTAGCCAAAAAGTAAAAAATGTTGTGGAAATTTTAAAAGAGGAGAGCTCTGAGCTTTGCAATACTCATGTTACGACAAATAGGCCATGGGGAAACTACACGGTTCTTGAAAATCAAGATGGATATAAGATAAAAATCATAGAAGTAAAACCTGGCAAGAGGCTATCTTTACAAAAGCACTTTCATAGAAATGAGCACTGGATAGTTTTGTCTGGTAGTGCCACAGTTACGATCGGCGAGACAACTAGACTTGTTTGTCCTAATGAGTCTATCTATATAAAAATGGGCGAAGTTCATAGACTATCTAATGAAGGAAAAATCCCTGTGGTTTTAATAGAAGCTCAGGTTGGCGAATATACAGGTGAAGATGATATAATTCGCCTAGACGATGATTTTAAAAGGTGATTTATGGATAAAAAAGTAGCGTTAATAACTGGTATAACAGGTCAAGACGGGTCGTATCTGGCAGAATTTTTACTAAAAAAAGGCTATATAGTACATGGTATAAAAAGACGAACGAGTCTTTTTAATACAGATAGGATAGATCATCTCTATCAAGATCCACATGTTGATAATAGAAATTTTTTCTTGCACTATGGCGACATGACAGACTCTATGAACCTAACAAGGATCATCCAAGAGGTGCAGCCAGATGAAATTTACAACCTAGCTGCCATGAGCCACGTACAAGTAAGCTTTGAAACTCCAGAATATGTCGCAAATGCTGATGGCACAGGCACTCTTAGGTTGCTTGAGGCTATAAGGATATTAGGACTTGAAAAAAAGACTAAAATTTATCAAGCTTCTACCTCTGAGCTCTACGGAAAAGTACAAGAGACACCGCAAAGTGAGACTACACCATTTTATCCAAGAAGCCCTTATGCAGTCGCAAAGATGTATGCGTACTGGATAACGGTTAATTATAGAGAGGCTTATGGTATTTTTGCTTGTAACGGTATATTGTTTAACCATGAATCACCAGTTAGAGGCGAAACATTTGTAACTAGAAAGATCACAAGGGCAGCTAGTAAGATAGCGCTCGGGCTTCAAGACAAGCTTTATCTTGGAAATTTAGACGCCAAAAGAGACTGGGGCCATGCAAAAGACTATGTGAAGATGATGTGGATGATACTGCAAGCCCCACAGCCAGAAGACTGGGTGATAGCGACTGGACAAACGACAGCGGTTAGAGATTTTGTAAAATTTGCATTTGCCTATACTGGTATAAATTTGAGATTTGAAGGGGCTGGCGTAGATGAGGTAGGGGTCGTAGACTCACTAAATTTTGAAAAGGTAAAAGAGTTAAAATTAGACATATCACATTTAAGCATTGGTCAAATAGTGGTTTGTGTAGATCCAAGATACTTTAGACCAACGGAGGTTGATTTGCTGCTTGGAGACCCTAGCAAGGCGGAGAAAAAACTAGGCTGGAAGAGAGAATTTAACCTTCAGGACCTAGTAAATGATATGATGAAGTCGGACTTAAAGCTCATGGCAAAAGATCTCTATCTAAAAGATGGCGGATATGAGATAATGAGCTATTTCGAGTAAAAAATGGATAAAAATAGCAAAATTTATTTAGCAGGACATAAGGGATTGGTAGGCTCTGCTATAGTGAGAAATTTAAAATCAAAAGGCTATGAAAATATAATCACAAGAACTCATAGCGAGCTTGATCTTATGGATCAAAAAGCAGTTTGTGAGTTTTTTGAAAAAGAAAAGCCCGAGTATGTAGTGCTAGCTGCTGCAAAGGTCGGTGGAATAGTGGCTAATAGCACTTATAGGGCTGATTTTATATATGAAAATTTACAAATTCAAAATAATGTGATCCATCAAAGCTATCTGCATAAGGTAAAAAAACTATTATTTCTGGGGAGTACTTGCATATATCCTAAAAATGCTCCACAGCCAATGAGCGAGGATGTGCTTTTGACATCTCCGCTTGAATACACAAATGAGCCATATGCGATAGCCAAAATAGCTGGCATGAAGATGTGTGAGAGCTATAATTTGCAGTACGGCACAAATTTCATATCTGTAATGCCTACAAATTTGTATGGTCCAAATGATAACTTTGATCTAGAAACTTCGCATGTATTGCCAGCACTTATAAGAAAGATACACCTAGCAAAGCTTTTAAGTGAAGAAAAATTTGGCGAAGTGGTAAAAGATCTAAAAGTAAGAGATATAAATGAAGCTATGGTTTATCTTGATAAATTTGGTATTTCAAAAGATAGAGTAGAAATTTGGGGCACAGGAGAGCCTAGACGAGAGTTTCTACACTCAGAAGATATGGCCGATGCCTGCGTGTTTTTACTGGAAAATAGAGACTTTAAAGATATTTATGATAAAAATAGCAAAGAGATAAGAAATACGCATATAAATATAGGTACAGGCAAAGATATCTCGATAAATGAGCTAGCAAATTTTGTTAAAAATATAATTGGCTTTAAAGGCGAGCTATATTTTAATGATAACAAGCCTGATGGAACGATGCTAAAACTAACGGACCCGTCTAAGCTCCACTCTCTTGGCTGGAAACATAAAGTAGAGCTTGAATATGGGATAAAGACACTTTATGAGTGGTATTTAAAAAATATGGAGAAAATAAAATGAAAGTATTACTGTTAGCAGGTGGGTATGGAACAAGACTTAGTGAGGAAACTGATATAAGACCAAAGCCAATGGTTGAGATAGGTGGAAAGCCAATATTGTGGCATATTATGAAAATTTATTCTAGCTACGGGTTTAATGATTTTATTCTTCTTCTTGGCTATAAGGGCTACTATATTAAAGAGTATTTTGCTAATTATTTTTTACATCAGAGTAATTTTACTATTGATATGGCAACTGGAAAAACCGAGATATTAAATAATTCTAGTGAACCTTGGAAAGTAACTCTTTTAGATACTGGATTAGATAGTATGACAGGTGGAAGAATTAAAAGAGCAAAAGAATTTATAAAAAATGAAACCTTTATGCTCACGTATGGCGATGGTGTAAGCGATGTAAATATTAAAAAACTTGTTGAATTTCATAAACAAAATAAAGTTAAAGCAACTATGACAGCCATCCAGCCAGCAGGAAGATTTGGAGCACTAGATATAAGTGCAAATTTAATAAATAAATTTGTCGAAAAACCCGCCGGTGATGGAAATTGGATAAACGGCGGTTTTATGGTATGTGAACCAGAAGTCTTGGATTTAATAGAATCGGATGAAACTATTTTCGAGCAATACCCACTGCAGATTCTAGCAAAAAATAGCCAACTCGGCGCTTATAGGCATAGCGGTTTTTGGCAGTGTATGGATACTTTAAGAGATAAAGTGTATTTAAATGAACTTTGGAATAAAGGAAAGGCACCATGGAAAATTTGGAAATGAAAAACCTTTTCTGTGGGATTTATGAAAATAAAACAGTTCTGGTAACAGGGCATACAGGATTTAAAGGATCTTGGCTTGTTTATTGGCTTAGTCAAATGGGTGCAAAAGTTATAGGTTACGCACTAGAAGCTCCTACAAGCCCAAACCATATAGGACTTTTAAACCCAGATATCATTTCTGTGACTGGTGATATTAGGGATTTAGATGGATTAAATCAGATATTTAGTAAATATAAGCCAGATATTGTATTTCATTTAGCAGCACAACCTATTGTAAGAATATCTTATGAAAAACCGATAGAAACTTATGAAACAAATGTTATAGGAACACTAAAAGTTTTTGAAGCTTGTCGCAAAAATAATGCAAAAGCAATAGTAAATATCACAAGTGATAAAGCTTATGAAAATAAAGAGTGGGTCTGGGGCTATAGGGAAAATGATCCAATGGGAGGATACGATCCTTATAGTTCAAGCAAGGGGTGTGCAGATTTATTGACTTCTTCCTATAGAAATTCATACTTTAATACAAAAGATTATAAAAAAACACATAATACTTTATTAGTAACTTGTAGAGCAGGAAATGTAATAGGTGGTGGGGACTGGGCTAAAGATAGGCTTATAACGGACGTGATGGTATCAGCATCACAAGGCAAAAAAATAAGTATTAGAAACCCAAATGCCACAAGACCATGGCAGCATGTACTAGAGTGTATTAGCGGGTATCTTCATATAGGACAAAAACTTTTAGAAGAACGAGTTGAGTATTCTGGGGCATGGAACTTTGGCCCAAGCAATGATAGAAGTATTTGTGTAGAAGAAGTTATAAAAAATATAAAAAAGCATTGGAATAAAATAGATTATGAGATAAGTCAGGATCTAGGTCAACCTCATGAAGCAAATTTACTAAAGTTGGATTGCTCAAAGGCTTATGCTTTATTGAAGTGGAAAGATGTTTGGGGTAGTGAGACTACATTCGAAAAAACTGCAAAATGGTACAAAGCTTACTATGAAAATAATAGAGAGATATTGACGCAAAGCGATTTAGAAAATTATATTAGAGATGCAAATAGTAAGAAAATAGAATGGTCTGTAAGTAAATGAAAATACTATTGGCTGGAAGTACAGGTTTTTTAGGAAGGTGTCTATTGGAGTCTTTTATAAAAAATGGACATGAAGTTATTGCCTTAAAAAGAAGTACATCAAATACAAATATTATTGATAAAAATTTAAATGACATTAAGTTTTATAATGTTGACGAGGTGGCATTGCGAGATATTTTTAAAAATAATAAAGTAGATATAGTGGTTAATACTGTTACTAATTATGGGAAAAATAACAATAGTGTATCTGAAATAGTAATGACAAATTTAATGTTTGGACTAGAGCTTTTAGAAAATTCTATCAATAATACTAAAGCATTTATAAATACTGATACATTATTATATAGAAACATAAATGCGTACGCTTTTTCAAAAGCACAATTAGTAGATTGGATGATTTATTTATCAAATAAAAATACAAAAATTATAAATGTAAGATTAGAACATATGTATGGCCCTTTTGGCGGGCATAATAATTTTATTTGTTGGCTAGTAGGACAACTAAGACAAAATGTACAAAAAGTTAAGTTAACGTCGGGTCTTCAAAAAAGAGATTTTATTTATATTGATGATGTTGTAAGTGCATATGAAGTGATTATTAAAAATATAAGTAAATTTCAAGATTATGAAGAATTTGAGCTGGGTACTGGAAATTCAATTGAAGTTAAAGTTTTTATAGAAAAAGTATATAAAGAGATATTAAAACAACAAAATATAAATACCAAGCTTCTTTTCGGGGCCATTGCTTATAGAGAAAATGAAAATATGGACATGAAAGCAAATATTCAAAAGCTGGTTAGTTTTGGATGGAAACCAGAAGTTTCTATAGAAAGTGGAATTAAAAAAATATTAAATAGTAAGGATTGATATGACCAAACAAAACATACTAAAACAAGAAATATTGAAAAAGACAAAAGAATATTACGAGTTGGTTCATAAGCCAATTCACGAAAGAAAATTTATAGAGGGTGAAACAAGGGTAAATTATGCAGGTCGAGTATTTGATGCTAAAGAAATGCAATATTTGGTGGATAGTGCATTGGACTTTTGGCTCACATATGGCGATTACAGTAAACATTTTGAAAAAGAACTGGCTAAATATTTAGGTATTAAATATGCATTATTAGTAAATTCTGGAAGTAGCGCAAACCTACTTGCTTTTTTTGCACTTACATCACCTCTTTTAAAGGACAAACAGATAAAAAGAGGTGATGAGGTAATAACTGTAGCCGCAGGATTTCCAACTACTGTAGCACCAATAGTTCAATATGGAGCAATCCCTGTATTTGTAGATATGGATTTAAAATATGCAAATATAGATGTAACTCAATTAGAATTAGCTATTAGCAAAAAAACAAAAGCAATTATGATAGCCCAT
This window harbors:
- a CDS encoding GDP-L-fucose synthase family protein; the protein is MDKNSKIYLAGHKGLVGSAIVRNLKSKGYENIITRTHSELDLMDQKAVCEFFEKEKPEYVVLAAAKVGGIVANSTYRADFIYENLQIQNNVIHQSYLHKVKKLLFLGSTCIYPKNAPQPMSEDVLLTSPLEYTNEPYAIAKIAGMKMCESYNLQYGTNFISVMPTNLYGPNDNFDLETSHVLPALIRKIHLAKLLSEEKFGEVVKDLKVRDINEAMVYLDKFGISKDRVEIWGTGEPRREFLHSEDMADACVFLLENRDFKDIYDKNSKEIRNTHINIGTGKDISINELANFVKNIIGFKGELYFNDNKPDGTMLKLTDPSKLHSLGWKHKVELEYGIKTLYEWYLKNMEKIK
- a CDS encoding mannose-1-phosphate guanylyltransferase/mannose-6-phosphate isomerase — protein: MTNILLCGGSGTRLWPISRTLMPKQFIKLFDDRSLFQLTALRNSEICDNTFVITNIDHYYLVIDQIENLSITNFKYLLEPVGRNTAPAITLACLALDPNEIVLVTPSDHLIKDIKAYHTSVKAAKELAEQNFLVTFGIKPKSPETGFGYIESYNGDVKAFYEKPDHERAVKFLKDQNFYWNSGMFVFKAGIFLDQMKIFAPEIFEACKLAFDNAKKDEFDIKIDVIDMQNIPQNSIDYAVMEKSDIVKMVSLDASWSDLGSFDSLDEQLQKDINGNTINSDLVQINSHNNLVLSSGKKIALIDVDDLAVVDTKDALLISKKSSSQKVKNVVEILKEESSELCNTHVTTNRPWGNYTVLENQDGYKIKIIEVKPGKRLSLQKHFHRNEHWIVLSGSATVTIGETTRLVCPNESIYIKMGEVHRLSNEGKIPVVLIEAQVGEYTGEDDIIRLDDDFKR
- the gmd gene encoding GDP-mannose 4,6-dehydratase, with the protein product MDKKVALITGITGQDGSYLAEFLLKKGYIVHGIKRRTSLFNTDRIDHLYQDPHVDNRNFFLHYGDMTDSMNLTRIIQEVQPDEIYNLAAMSHVQVSFETPEYVANADGTGTLRLLEAIRILGLEKKTKIYQASTSELYGKVQETPQSETTPFYPRSPYAVAKMYAYWITVNYREAYGIFACNGILFNHESPVRGETFVTRKITRAASKIALGLQDKLYLGNLDAKRDWGHAKDYVKMMWMILQAPQPEDWVIATGQTTAVRDFVKFAFAYTGINLRFEGAGVDEVGVVDSLNFEKVKELKLDISHLSIGQIVVCVDPRYFRPTEVDLLLGDPSKAEKKLGWKREFNLQDLVNDMMKSDLKLMAKDLYLKDGGYEIMSYFE
- the rfbF gene encoding glucose-1-phosphate cytidylyltransferase, producing MKVLLLAGGYGTRLSEETDIRPKPMVEIGGKPILWHIMKIYSSYGFNDFILLLGYKGYYIKEYFANYFLHQSNFTIDMATGKTEILNNSSEPWKVTLLDTGLDSMTGGRIKRAKEFIKNETFMLTYGDGVSDVNIKKLVEFHKQNKVKATMTAIQPAGRFGALDISANLINKFVEKPAGDGNWINGGFMVCEPEVLDLIESDETIFEQYPLQILAKNSQLGAYRHSGFWQCMDTLRDKVYLNELWNKGKAPWKIWK
- a CDS encoding DNA-binding protein, with the protein product MLKDKIINNKSGIVLYGLTPPKAEFDEVKLKEIAAKWDKRITYVQADGLVLYEIQDESSRIKSERTFEFSDTLSPEIYYSKYLNLKTPSIFYRVANKYNESEFRANLAKSSSDINVFVGIASGKVEPKMSLERAYEIARDEFKELVVGGVCIAERHAKKGDEEQRMSQKAKMGAKFFISQAVFDVNLAKNLLTSVAKSGLNLPIILTFTTCGTPKTLEFIKWLGISVDEKSEKRMLESDDFLATASQICLENFAELYEFAKKLGINVGVNVESVMAKRAEIEASLELTHKMREVF
- a CDS encoding NAD-dependent epimerase/dehydratase, whose translation is MKILLAGSTGFLGRCLLESFIKNGHEVIALKRSTSNTNIIDKNLNDIKFYNVDEVALRDIFKNNKVDIVVNTVTNYGKNNNSVSEIVMTNLMFGLELLENSINNTKAFINTDTLLYRNINAYAFSKAQLVDWMIYLSNKNTKIINVRLEHMYGPFGGHNNFICWLVGQLRQNVQKVKLTSGLQKRDFIYIDDVVSAYEVIIKNISKFQDYEEFELGTGNSIEVKVFIEKVYKEILKQQNINTKLLFGAIAYRENENMDMKANIQKLVSFGWKPEVSIESGIKKILNSKD
- the rfbG gene encoding CDP-glucose 4,6-dehydratase; translated protein: MENLEMKNLFCGIYENKTVLVTGHTGFKGSWLVYWLSQMGAKVIGYALEAPTSPNHIGLLNPDIISVTGDIRDLDGLNQIFSKYKPDIVFHLAAQPIVRISYEKPIETYETNVIGTLKVFEACRKNNAKAIVNITSDKAYENKEWVWGYRENDPMGGYDPYSSSKGCADLLTSSYRNSYFNTKDYKKTHNTLLVTCRAGNVIGGGDWAKDRLITDVMVSASQGKKISIRNPNATRPWQHVLECISGYLHIGQKLLEERVEYSGAWNFGPSNDRSICVEEVIKNIKKHWNKIDYEISQDLGQPHEANLLKLDCSKAYALLKWKDVWGSETTFEKTAKWYKAYYENNREILTQSDLENYIRDANSKKIEWSVSK